Proteins from one Pongo abelii isolate AG06213 chromosome 19, NHGRI_mPonAbe1-v2.0_pri, whole genome shotgun sequence genomic window:
- the SLC25A35 gene encoding solute carrier family 25 member 35 isoform X2 produces the protein MDFLMSGLAACGACVFTNPLEVVKTRMQLQGELQAPGTYQRHYRNVFHAFITIGKVDGLAALQKGLAPALLYQFLMNGIRLGTYGLAEAGGYLHTAEGTHSPARSAAAGAMAGVMGAYLGSPIYMVKTHLQAQAASEIAVGHQYKHQIFPPQSWKLALVAAMTSGIAVVLAMAPFDVACTRLYNQPTDAQGKGLMYRGILDALLQTSRTEGIFGMYKGIGASYFRLGPHTILSLFFWDQLRSLYYTYTK, from the exons ATGGACTTCTTGATGAGTGGCCTGGCAGCCTGCGGGGCCTGTGTATTCACCAATCCCCTGGAGGTGGTGAAGACCAGGATGCAGTTGCAGGGAGAACTGCAGGCCCCTGGCACATACCAGCGGCACTACCGAAATGTCTTCCATGCCTTCATCACCATCGGCAAGGTGGATGGCCTGGCTGCCCTGCAGAAGGGTCTGGCCCCTGCCCTTTTATACCAGTTCCTGATGAATGGTATCCGACTGGGCACCTATGggctggctgaggctgggggcTACCTGCACACAGCGGAAGGCACCCACAGTCCTGCCCGCAGCGCAGCAGCTGGGGCCATGGCTGGGGTCATGGGAGCCTACTTGGGGAGCCCCATCTACATG GTGAAGACACACCTGCAGGCACAGGCAGCCTCAGAAATTGCTGTAGGACACCAGTATAAGCATCAG ATCTTTCCTCCCCAGAGCTGGAAGTTGGCGCTGGTGGCTGCCATGACGAGTGGCATTGCAGTTGTCTTGGCCATGGCACCCTTTGATGTGGCCTGCACAAGGCTCTACAACCAGCCCACAGATGCACAGGGCAAG GGCCTCATGTACCGGGGGATACTGGACGCTCTGCTGCAGACATCTCGGACCGAGGGCATTTTTGGCATGTACAAGGGTATAGGTGCCTCCTACTTCCGCCTCGGCCCCCAcaccatcctctccctcttcttctgGGACCAG
- the SLC25A35 gene encoding solute carrier family 25 member 35 isoform X1, whose amino-acid sequence MDFLMSGLAACGACVFTNPLEVVKTRMQLQGELQAPGTYQRHYRNVFHAFITIGKVDGLAALQKGLAPALLYQFLMNGIRLGTYGLAEAGGYLHTAEGTHSPARSAAAGAMAGVMGAYLGSPIYMVKTHLQAQAASEIAVGHQYKHQGMFQALTEIGQKHGLVGLWRGALGGLPRVIVGSSTQLCTFSSTKDLLSQWEIFPPQSWKLALVAAMTSGIAVVLAMAPFDVACTRLYNQPTDAQGKGLMYRGILDALLQTSRTEGIFGMYKGIGASYFRLGPHTILSLFFWDQLRSLYYTYTK is encoded by the exons ATGGACTTCTTGATGAGTGGCCTGGCAGCCTGCGGGGCCTGTGTATTCACCAATCCCCTGGAGGTGGTGAAGACCAGGATGCAGTTGCAGGGAGAACTGCAGGCCCCTGGCACATACCAGCGGCACTACCGAAATGTCTTCCATGCCTTCATCACCATCGGCAAGGTGGATGGCCTGGCTGCCCTGCAGAAGGGTCTGGCCCCTGCCCTTTTATACCAGTTCCTGATGAATGGTATCCGACTGGGCACCTATGggctggctgaggctgggggcTACCTGCACACAGCGGAAGGCACCCACAGTCCTGCCCGCAGCGCAGCAGCTGGGGCCATGGCTGGGGTCATGGGAGCCTACTTGGGGAGCCCCATCTACATG GTGAAGACACACCTGCAGGCACAGGCAGCCTCAGAAATTGCTGTAGGACACCAGTATAAGCATCAG GGCATGTTTCAGGCACTAACCGAGATTGGCCAGAAACATGGTCTGGTGGGGTTATGGCGTGGGGCTCTGGGCGGCCTGCCCCGAGTTATCGTCGGTTCCTCCACCCAGCTGTGCACCTTCTCATCCACCAAGGACCTCCTGAGCCAGTGGGAG ATCTTTCCTCCCCAGAGCTGGAAGTTGGCGCTGGTGGCTGCCATGACGAGTGGCATTGCAGTTGTCTTGGCCATGGCACCCTTTGATGTGGCCTGCACAAGGCTCTACAACCAGCCCACAGATGCACAGGGCAAG GGCCTCATGTACCGGGGGATACTGGACGCTCTGCTGCAGACATCTCGGACCGAGGGCATTTTTGGCATGTACAAGGGTATAGGTGCCTCCTACTTCCGCCTCGGCCCCCAcaccatcctctccctcttcttctgGGACCAG